A stretch of DNA from Kwoniella mangroviensis CBS 8507 chromosome 1 map unlocalized Ctg01, whole genome shotgun sequence:
TGCATGCAAAGTTGTACAAGCAAACCTCTCATATAGACCCATCCCACAATAGATTATTTGATTAATTCTATCTATACGACAACAACCCAAACTCTAACGAGGTTGTCTGAGAAACCAGCGAAAAGAGTTTGACCATCAGCGGACCAAGCGAGAGAAGTACATTCGGGTTTTCGGGCTTTGTCGGAGAGACCGTCAAAGTCTGGTCGGAGGTCATCGACGATTGATCTATAACAAGACCGCGCAATCAGCAAGAGCCCTAGGATAAAAGGAGGTACGCGTGGGTTACTCACTTGGATTCAAGGTCGAAGAtcttgatggaagaggaggtagcAGCACAGAGCCAGTATCGGTTAGGGGAGAAGACGAGGGCGTTGACGACATCTCCGGCATCGAGGGAGTAAAGGTGTTTACCGTCGTTCAAGTCCCAAAGCATGGTGATACCATCTTTACCACCTGAAGCAGCGAGGGATCCATCGGGAGAGACAGCGAGGGTGTTGATGTATCCGGTGTGACCGTAGTGGTTGGTCTTGAGCTTACACTTGGAAAGTTCCCAAACCTATTTGCCAACTCAAAGAATCAGCAACTAGTCTTACTCAGTGACCAAGTTGAAGTAAGAAAACCAATAATGATaaaagaaagatcagagatcttggtggaaaAGATTGTCTCATCGGGTCTGTTTCACCCCTCTGAAGTAGCAAATATATATAGATCGCATCATGTCGATGAGGTAGGGACaaatgaaagagaagaggttgTGATGAAGGGATAACGAATTtcacactcaccttgacgGTCTTGTCCCAACCGGCAGATACGATGACAGGGATAACGGGGTTAGGGGAGAATCGAACACATGAAACCCATTCGGAGTGACCATCTTCGGTGATGTTGAATTTACATTCACCGAGGGTGTTCCAGAGCTTGATGGTTCGGTCTCGGGAGGCGGAGACAATTTGTCGGTTGTCAGCTGAGAATGAGACGCTGTAGGGGAAGTAGTCAGTCAGTATGATTGTCTCATG
This window harbors:
- a CDS encoding 40S ribosomal protein RACK1; its protein translation is MAEPLVFKGTLAGHSGWITAIATSSENPDMILTASRDKTIIVWQLTRDDGSFGFPKKILHGHNHFVSDVVISSDGQFALSSSWDHTLRLWDLNTGLTTRKFVGHTGDVLSVSFSADNRQIVSASRDRTIKLWNTLGECKFNITEDGHSEWVSCVRFSPNPVIPVIVSAGWDKTVKVWELSKCKLKTNHYGHTGYINTLAVSPDGSLAASGGKDGITMLWDLNDGKHLYSLDAGDVVNALVFSPNRYWLCAATSSSIKIFDLESKSIVDDLRPDFDGLSDKARKPECTSLAWSADGQTLFAGFSDNLVRVWVVVV